In Actinomycetes bacterium, the genomic window GGCGGTCGGCGTGGCGGCGGGTGCGGCCCAGGTCCAAGGTGTGCCCGTCGGTGGCGCGCACTAGCAGCTGGGCCGGAGCCCCGCACAGCAGCCGGAGCACGGTGCTGGGCGAGATCGGCTGGCCGCCGCCAGTGCCGTTGGCCGCGTCGACCCAGGCGGTAGGGCCGCGACGGGGCACAGCTGCCTGGTGGACCGGTTCCCCCGGGCGCAGCGGCCCACCGCAGGAGTCGGCGCCCCGGGATGCGGGCGTTTCCGCGGAAACGCTCGCGTCGGTGGCGGCGGCATGCGTTTCCGCGGAATCGTCGGTGCCGCTGGCCATTGGCAGCGCAGGGCGCTGACCGGCGGCGCGGTCGGCGCGAGCCGTCTCGTCGGCCGCTGCGGTGGCGACGGCCTCCAGGTCGGCGTGGACGACCACGAGGTGTCGGTCACCGGCCTCGCCTCGGGGTGCGGCAGCCAGGAAGGACTCCGCGAGGAGGACCACGGCGTCGGCCTCGGCGCGCACGGCAGGCGGGTCGTCGGTGAGCTCGTCGGCGAGCAGCTGCTCCTCAGGGGTCTCGACGAGGTTGCCGTTCTCGTCCAGCAGGATTCGGCAACCCAGGTCCATCGCGCTGTCGAGGAGCGGTGCCTCGGTGGCTGTGAGTCGGATCGTGAAGACGACAGAGCCATCCTCTTCGACCCGGCGCCGCACGCGCCGGGTGGCGTGCGAGGCGGCGCCGCTCTCGCCGAGGAGGGTGCGCCGCCAGGTGCGGACCACGGTCTCGAGCTGGGCGCCGGTCGCGCCCAGCGCGATCTGGACCAGCTCGGTCTCGGTCTCCGCCGTGGCGACCCGGGAGACCGCGCGCACCTTGCAGTAGGACAGCCGGCCCTGAGCGAACGTCGCCCGCAGCAGCGGCAGTCGGCGCAGCGCCCTGGCCACCCGCACCTTCTCCCGTGCCACCCCGAGCCGGTATCCGACCCGCCAGGACAGCCAGTGCGCCGTGGACCGCAGACCACCCGACTCGGCCCAGCCCTCTCGGGCGTCGAACTCGCCCAGCAGGTCCAGGAACTCACACTCCGCCACCGCCACGGTGGCCGCGACCGTGCTCAGCCGGTCGGCCAGCTCTGCGCTCTCCACGCCCGCGAACGGGTCGTCGGCTGACGAATCGTCGGGTGGCGGCTGGACGGGAGATCGGTCCGCGGGTGGTCCGTCAAGGTCGGGGTCGTCCATGTCGGAAACGCTAGAACTCACCCTGGACACAAACCCGGACAGCAGCGCGGACGATCAGCCGATGGGAGAACCCGCCGCGTCAGACCTCGACGGGTGCGGTGAGCGCGTCGGCGATCTCCTCGCCCCAGTGCCGGATGTCCAGCCAGTCGCGGTAGTCGCCCTCGGGCGCGTTGACCAGGCGGACGGCGAGGCGCTCGCCGCGGCCCAGCTCGGCGCGACGCAGGCTGCCGGCGAACGTGCGGTGCGCGCGGGCGCCGAGCTTCTCGGCCAGGTCGGTCGCGTCGGCCGCGTCCTGGGCGGGCACCGCCGGCTCGCCCAGCGGGCCGCTCGAGAACAGCCAGACCGGGCGGCCGCGCAGGGCCTTCTCGTTGCGGCGCACCAGGCCGCGGGCGGTCTCCATCCACCGGCCCATGTAGACCGCGCTGCCGATGACGACCGCGTCGTAGTCCTCGACGCCGGCGACCTCGTCGACCGGGAAGACGTCGACGTCCAGCCCGTGGTCGCTCTCCTCGCGCAGCACGGTGCCGAGCGCCTTGGCGATGCCCGCGGTGGCGGCGTGCTTGGACGCGTACGTCACCAGAACCCTCATGTCGTCCTCCAACCGGTCCCCCTCAGCCTTAGGCCGCGACGGCACCCTGAGCAGGGTCGAACGGCCGGTCCGGCGCGGGTCCGAAGGCCTCTGTCCGGCCCGCGTCGGCAGCTCAGCTGCGACCGGAGAGCGCAGCGCGGACCCCGCGGGCGATCTCGACGTCCTCGCGGGCCGCGATGACCAGCACGCGGGCCCGGGAGCCCGCGCCGGTGATCTCGGCGCCGCCGCCGTCGAGGGCGGCGAGCCGCTCGTTGGCGCCGCCGTCGATGTCGATCGCGAGGAAGGCGAGCCCGGCGACCGCCCGGCGCCGCAGCTCCGCGGACCGCTCGCCGATGCCGCCGGTGAACACCAGGGCGTCGATGCCGCCGAGCGCGGCGGTCATGGCCGCGAGACCGGCGACCAGGCGGTACAGGTAGACCTCGAGGGCGAGGACGGCGCGCGGGTCGCCGGCCGACGACCGTTCGAGCACCTCGCGCATGTCCTTCGTGCCCGCGAGCGCGAGCAGGCCGCCCTCGCGGTCGATGCCGTCGAGCACCTCGTCCGCGCTCAGGTGACCCTGGCCGACCAGCCAGAGCAGGACGCCCGGGTCGACGCTGCCGGACCGGGTGGCCATCACGATGCCCTCCAG contains:
- a CDS encoding HNH endonuclease signature motif containing protein, with translation MDDPDLDGPPADRSPVQPPPDDSSADDPFAGVESAELADRLSTVAATVAVAECEFLDLLGEFDAREGWAESGGLRSTAHWLSWRVGYRLGVAREKVRVARALRRLPLLRATFAQGRLSYCKVRAVSRVATAETETELVQIALGATGAQLETVVRTWRRTLLGESGAASHATRRVRRRVEEDGSVVFTIRLTATEAPLLDSAMDLGCRILLDENGNLVETPEEQLLADELTDDPPAVRAEADAVVLLAESFLAAAPRGEAGDRHLVVVHADLEAVATAAADETARADRAAGQRPALPMASGTDDSAETHAAATDASVSAETPASRGADSCGGPLRPGEPVHQAAVPRRGPTAWVDAANGTGGGQPISPSTVLRLLCGAPAQLLVRATDGHTLDLGRTRRHADRRQRRVLRLRDGGRCRFPGCTSKARLVPHHTHWWSRGGRTDLDLLVSLCPAHHLAVHELGYIVRALGRGRFAWRQPDGTEIPTVPEVGAGAGFEGSQRAPSGHRRSRTDPPSLQPTWGGEHLDLDHLLTGWAANLLNAAGHRLPDLRGDQLDVALREAAGVSPAA
- a CDS encoding flavodoxin domain-containing protein gives rise to the protein MRVLVTYASKHAATAGIAKALGTVLREESDHGLDVDVFPVDEVAGVEDYDAVVIGSAVYMGRWMETARGLVRRNEKALRGRPVWLFSSGPLGEPAVPAQDAADATDLAEKLGARAHRTFAGSLRRAELGRGERLAVRLVNAPEGDYRDWLDIRHWGEEIADALTAPVEV